In one Hirundo rustica isolate bHirRus1 chromosome W unlocalized genomic scaffold, bHirRus1.pri.v3 SUPER_W_unloc_2, whole genome shotgun sequence genomic region, the following are encoded:
- the LOC120747603 gene encoding DDB1- and CUL4-associated factor 12-like isoform X3 has translation MARKTVSRKRKAVTAAAGGLQGEQYGWDHSVHKRKKLLRLKRSVVYYLKGREVRMQNESSYHRLLHGYAAQQLPSLLKEREFHLGILNKVFASQWLNHRQVVCGTKCNTLCSSSKLDRPG, from the exons aTGGCCCGAAAAACAGTTAGCAGGAAGCGGAAAGCGGTGACGGCTGCCGCCGGGGGGCTCCAGGGGGAGCAG TATGGGTGGGATCACTCAgttcacaaaaggaaaaaactcctCCGGCTGAAAAGGTCTGTGGTGTACTACCTGAAAGGTAGAGAGGTCAGGATGCAGAACGAGTCCAGCTATCACCGCTTGTTGCATGGATATGCagcccagcagcttcccagcctcTTGAAGGAGAGAGAATTTCACCTTGGAATCCTTAATAAAGTATTTGCCTCCCAGTGGCTGAACCACCGGCAAGTGGTGTGTGGGACAAAATGCAACACA